Proteins found in one Larimichthys crocea isolate SSNF chromosome I, L_crocea_2.0, whole genome shotgun sequence genomic segment:
- the septin6 gene encoding septin-6 isoform X5, whose product MIDCGGDTESSPLDLGEGARAVPLAGHVGFDSMPDQLVNKSVNHGFCFNILCVGETGLGKSTLMDTLFNTKFEGEPTQHNQPGVTLKSNTYELQESNVRLKLTVVNTVGFGDQINKEDSYKSIVEFIDAQFEAYLQEELKIKRTLHSYHDTRIHACLYFIAPTGHSLKSLDLVTMKKLDSKVNIIPIIAKSDAISKSELAKFKIKITSELVSNGVQIYQFPTDDESVAEINSTMNSHLPFAVVGSTEEVKIGNKMVKARQYPWGTVQVENENHCDFVKLREMLIRVNMEDLREQTHTRHYELYRRCKLEEMGFKDTDPDSKPFSLQETYEAKRNEFMGELQKKEEEMRQMFVQRVKEKEAELKEAEKELHEKFDRLKKLHQDEKKKLEDKKKSLDDELNMFKQKKTAAELLQNQAQQAGGSTTLKRDKERKN is encoded by the exons atgatCGACTGTGGTGGAGACACAGAGAGTTCGCCGTTGGATTTG gGTGAAGGCGCTCGTGCTGTCCCTCTGGCAGGCCATGTTGGCTTTGACAGCATGCCTGACCAGCTGGTCAACAAGTCTGTCAACCACGGCTTCTGCTTCAACATCCTCTGTGTTG GTGAGACGGGTCTGGGGAAGTCCACCCTGATGGACACGCTGTTCAACACCAAGTTTGAGGGCGAGCCCACCCAGCACAACCAGCCAGGAGTCACGCTCAAGTCAAACACCTATGAACTCCAGGAGAGTAACGTGCGCCTCAAACTCACAGTCGTCAACACTGTGGGCTTTGGAGACCAGATCAATAAAGAAGACAG CTACAAGTCCATCGTGGAGTTCATTGACGCCCAGTTTGAAGCATATCTACAGGAGGAGCTGAAAATCAAGCGCACGCTACACAGCTACCACGACACCCGCATCCACGCTTGCCTGTACTTCATCGCCCCCACGGGACACTCGCTCAAATCTCTGGACTTGGTGACCATGAAGAAACTTGATAGCAAG GTCAACATTATCCCAATCATCGCCAAGTCCGACGCCATCTCCAAAAGCGAGCTGGCcaaattcaaaatcaaaatcaccaGCGAGCTGGTCAGCAACGGCGTGCAGATCTATCAGTTCCCCACTGATGACGAGTCCGTGGCAGAAATCAACTCCACCATGAAC AGCCATTTGCCATTTGCCGTGGTAGGAAGCACGGAGGAAGTGAAGATTGGGAACAAGATGGTCAAGGCCCGGCAGTACCCCTGGGGGACGGTGCAGG TGGAAAATGAGAATCACTGTGACTTCGTCAAATTGCGAGAAATGCTGATCAGAGTGAACATGGAGGACCTGCGAGAGCAAACTCACACACGTCATTACGAGCTCTACCGCCGCTGCAAACTGGAGGAGATGGGCTTTAAGGACACAGACCCGGACAGCAAGCCCTTCAG TCTTCAGGAAACTTATGAAGCCAAGAGAAACGAGTTCATGGGTGAgctgcagaagaaagaagaagaaatgaggcAAATGTTTGTCCAAAGAGTCAAAGAGAAGGAGGCTGAGCTcaaagaagcagagaaagag CTGCACGAGAAGTTCGACCGTTTGAAGAAGCTCCACCaggacgagaagaagaaactggagGACAAGAAGAAGTCCCTGGACGACGAGCTCAACAtgttcaaacagaaaaagactgcCGCAGAGCTCTTGCAGAACCAAGCCCAGCAGGCAGGGGGCTCCACCACACTCAAGAGggacaaagagaggaaaaa TTAA
- the LOC104919877 gene encoding ubiquitin-conjugating enzyme E2 A — translation MSTPARRRLMRDFKRLQEDPPAGVSGAPSENNIMVWNAVIFGPEGTPFEDGTFKLTIEFTEEYPNKPPTVRFVSKMFHPNVYADGSICLDILQNRWSPTYDVSSILTSIQSLLDEPNPNSPANSQAAQLYQENKREYEKRVSAIVEQSWRDC, via the exons ATGTCAACCCCAGCAAGACGACGTTTAATGAGAGATTTTAAACG GCTGCAAGAGGATCCTCCAGCTGGAGTTAGTGGTGCCCCATCAGAAAACAATATCATGGTATGGAACGCTGTCATTTTTGG CCCAGAGGGAACACCTTTTGAAGATG GAACCTTCAAACTTACCATTGAATTCACAGAGGAATATCCAAATAAACCTCCAACAGTGCGATTTGTCTCCAAAATGTTTCATCCAAATG TGTACGCAGATGGCAGCATATGCTTAGATATACTTCAGAATCGTTGGAGTCCAACGTATGATGTCTCCTCAATCTTAACTTCAATACAG TCTTTACTGGACGAGCCAAACCCAAACAGTCCAGCCAACAGCCAAGCAGCCCAGCTGTACCAGGAAAACAAGCGGGAGTACGAGAAGAGGGTTTCTGCTATTGTTGAACAGAGTTGGCGTGACTGTTGA
- the septin6 gene encoding septin-6 isoform X2: MIDCGGDTESSPLDLGEGARAVPLAGHVGFDSMPDQLVNKSVNHGFCFNILCVGETGLGKSTLMDTLFNTKFEGEPTQHNQPGVTLKSNTYELQESNVRLKLTVVNTVGFGDQINKEDSYKSIVEFIDAQFEAYLQEELKIKRTLHSYHDTRIHACLYFIAPTGHSLKSLDLVTMKKLDSKVNIIPIIAKSDAISKSELAKFKIKITSELVSNGVQIYQFPTDDESVAEINSTMNSHLPFAVVGSTEEVKIGNKMVKARQYPWGTVQVENENHCDFVKLREMLIRVNMEDLREQTHTRHYELYRRCKLEEMGFKDTDPDSKPFSLQETYEAKRNEFMGELQKKEEEMRQMFVQRVKEKEAELKEAEKELHEKFDRLKKLHQDEKKKLEDKKKSLDDELNMFKQKKTAAELLQNQAQQAGGSTTLKRDKERKNIGFL, from the exons atgatCGACTGTGGTGGAGACACAGAGAGTTCGCCGTTGGATTTG gGTGAAGGCGCTCGTGCTGTCCCTCTGGCAGGCCATGTTGGCTTTGACAGCATGCCTGACCAGCTGGTCAACAAGTCTGTCAACCACGGCTTCTGCTTCAACATCCTCTGTGTTG GTGAGACGGGTCTGGGGAAGTCCACCCTGATGGACACGCTGTTCAACACCAAGTTTGAGGGCGAGCCCACCCAGCACAACCAGCCAGGAGTCACGCTCAAGTCAAACACCTATGAACTCCAGGAGAGTAACGTGCGCCTCAAACTCACAGTCGTCAACACTGTGGGCTTTGGAGACCAGATCAATAAAGAAGACAG CTACAAGTCCATCGTGGAGTTCATTGACGCCCAGTTTGAAGCATATCTACAGGAGGAGCTGAAAATCAAGCGCACGCTACACAGCTACCACGACACCCGCATCCACGCTTGCCTGTACTTCATCGCCCCCACGGGACACTCGCTCAAATCTCTGGACTTGGTGACCATGAAGAAACTTGATAGCAAG GTCAACATTATCCCAATCATCGCCAAGTCCGACGCCATCTCCAAAAGCGAGCTGGCcaaattcaaaatcaaaatcaccaGCGAGCTGGTCAGCAACGGCGTGCAGATCTATCAGTTCCCCACTGATGACGAGTCCGTGGCAGAAATCAACTCCACCATGAAC AGCCATTTGCCATTTGCCGTGGTAGGAAGCACGGAGGAAGTGAAGATTGGGAACAAGATGGTCAAGGCCCGGCAGTACCCCTGGGGGACGGTGCAGG TGGAAAATGAGAATCACTGTGACTTCGTCAAATTGCGAGAAATGCTGATCAGAGTGAACATGGAGGACCTGCGAGAGCAAACTCACACACGTCATTACGAGCTCTACCGCCGCTGCAAACTGGAGGAGATGGGCTTTAAGGACACAGACCCGGACAGCAAGCCCTTCAG TCTTCAGGAAACTTATGAAGCCAAGAGAAACGAGTTCATGGGTGAgctgcagaagaaagaagaagaaatgaggcAAATGTTTGTCCAAAGAGTCAAAGAGAAGGAGGCTGAGCTcaaagaagcagagaaagag CTGCACGAGAAGTTCGACCGTTTGAAGAAGCTCCACCaggacgagaagaagaaactggagGACAAGAAGAAGTCCCTGGACGACGAGCTCAACAtgttcaaacagaaaaagactgcCGCAGAGCTCTTGCAGAACCAAGCCCAGCAGGCAGGGGGCTCCACCACACTCAAGAGggacaaagagaggaaaaa CATAGGATTCCTGTAG
- the septin6 gene encoding septin-6 isoform X4: MIDCGGDTESSPLDLGEGARAVPLAGHVGFDSMPDQLVNKSVNHGFCFNILCVGETGLGKSTLMDTLFNTKFEGEPTQHNQPGVTLKSNTYELQESNVRLKLTVVNTVGFGDQINKEDSYKSIVEFIDAQFEAYLQEELKIKRTLHSYHDTRIHACLYFIAPTGHSLKSLDLVTMKKLDSKVNIIPIIAKSDAISKSELAKFKIKITSELVSNGVQIYQFPTDDESVAEINSTMNSHLPFAVVGSTEEVKIGNKMVKARQYPWGTVQVENENHCDFVKLREMLIRVNMEDLREQTHTRHYELYRRCKLEEMGFKDTDPDSKPFSLQETYEAKRNEFMGELQKKEEEMRQMFVQRVKEKEAELKEAEKELHEKFDRLKKLHQDEKKKLEDKKKSLDDELNMFKQKKTAAELLQNQAQQAGGSTTLKRDKERKNFF, from the exons atgatCGACTGTGGTGGAGACACAGAGAGTTCGCCGTTGGATTTG gGTGAAGGCGCTCGTGCTGTCCCTCTGGCAGGCCATGTTGGCTTTGACAGCATGCCTGACCAGCTGGTCAACAAGTCTGTCAACCACGGCTTCTGCTTCAACATCCTCTGTGTTG GTGAGACGGGTCTGGGGAAGTCCACCCTGATGGACACGCTGTTCAACACCAAGTTTGAGGGCGAGCCCACCCAGCACAACCAGCCAGGAGTCACGCTCAAGTCAAACACCTATGAACTCCAGGAGAGTAACGTGCGCCTCAAACTCACAGTCGTCAACACTGTGGGCTTTGGAGACCAGATCAATAAAGAAGACAG CTACAAGTCCATCGTGGAGTTCATTGACGCCCAGTTTGAAGCATATCTACAGGAGGAGCTGAAAATCAAGCGCACGCTACACAGCTACCACGACACCCGCATCCACGCTTGCCTGTACTTCATCGCCCCCACGGGACACTCGCTCAAATCTCTGGACTTGGTGACCATGAAGAAACTTGATAGCAAG GTCAACATTATCCCAATCATCGCCAAGTCCGACGCCATCTCCAAAAGCGAGCTGGCcaaattcaaaatcaaaatcaccaGCGAGCTGGTCAGCAACGGCGTGCAGATCTATCAGTTCCCCACTGATGACGAGTCCGTGGCAGAAATCAACTCCACCATGAAC AGCCATTTGCCATTTGCCGTGGTAGGAAGCACGGAGGAAGTGAAGATTGGGAACAAGATGGTCAAGGCCCGGCAGTACCCCTGGGGGACGGTGCAGG TGGAAAATGAGAATCACTGTGACTTCGTCAAATTGCGAGAAATGCTGATCAGAGTGAACATGGAGGACCTGCGAGAGCAAACTCACACACGTCATTACGAGCTCTACCGCCGCTGCAAACTGGAGGAGATGGGCTTTAAGGACACAGACCCGGACAGCAAGCCCTTCAG TCTTCAGGAAACTTATGAAGCCAAGAGAAACGAGTTCATGGGTGAgctgcagaagaaagaagaagaaatgaggcAAATGTTTGTCCAAAGAGTCAAAGAGAAGGAGGCTGAGCTcaaagaagcagagaaagag CTGCACGAGAAGTTCGACCGTTTGAAGAAGCTCCACCaggacgagaagaagaaactggagGACAAGAAGAAGTCCCTGGACGACGAGCTCAACAtgttcaaacagaaaaagactgcCGCAGAGCTCTTGCAGAACCAAGCCCAGCAGGCAGGGGGCTCCACCACACTCAAGAGggacaaagagaggaaaaa cTTCTTTTAA
- the septin6 gene encoding septin-6 isoform X3, which yields MASTEIARQAGEGARAVPLAGHVGFDSMPDQLVNKSVNHGFCFNILCVGETGLGKSTLMDTLFNTKFEGEPTQHNQPGVTLKSNTYELQESNVRLKLTVVNTVGFGDQINKEDSYKSIVEFIDAQFEAYLQEELKIKRTLHSYHDTRIHACLYFIAPTGHSLKSLDLVTMKKLDSKVNIIPIIAKSDAISKSELAKFKIKITSELVSNGVQIYQFPTDDESVAEINSTMNSHLPFAVVGSTEEVKIGNKMVKARQYPWGTVQVENENHCDFVKLREMLIRVNMEDLREQTHTRHYELYRRCKLEEMGFKDTDPDSKPFSLQETYEAKRNEFMGELQKKEEEMRQMFVQRVKEKEAELKEAEKELHEKFDRLKKLHQDEKKKLEDKKKSLDDELNMFKQKKTAAELLQNQAQQAGGSTTLKRDKERKNNPWLCTE from the exons ATGGCGTCAACTGAGATAGCGAGGCAAGCG gGTGAAGGCGCTCGTGCTGTCCCTCTGGCAGGCCATGTTGGCTTTGACAGCATGCCTGACCAGCTGGTCAACAAGTCTGTCAACCACGGCTTCTGCTTCAACATCCTCTGTGTTG GTGAGACGGGTCTGGGGAAGTCCACCCTGATGGACACGCTGTTCAACACCAAGTTTGAGGGCGAGCCCACCCAGCACAACCAGCCAGGAGTCACGCTCAAGTCAAACACCTATGAACTCCAGGAGAGTAACGTGCGCCTCAAACTCACAGTCGTCAACACTGTGGGCTTTGGAGACCAGATCAATAAAGAAGACAG CTACAAGTCCATCGTGGAGTTCATTGACGCCCAGTTTGAAGCATATCTACAGGAGGAGCTGAAAATCAAGCGCACGCTACACAGCTACCACGACACCCGCATCCACGCTTGCCTGTACTTCATCGCCCCCACGGGACACTCGCTCAAATCTCTGGACTTGGTGACCATGAAGAAACTTGATAGCAAG GTCAACATTATCCCAATCATCGCCAAGTCCGACGCCATCTCCAAAAGCGAGCTGGCcaaattcaaaatcaaaatcaccaGCGAGCTGGTCAGCAACGGCGTGCAGATCTATCAGTTCCCCACTGATGACGAGTCCGTGGCAGAAATCAACTCCACCATGAAC AGCCATTTGCCATTTGCCGTGGTAGGAAGCACGGAGGAAGTGAAGATTGGGAACAAGATGGTCAAGGCCCGGCAGTACCCCTGGGGGACGGTGCAGG TGGAAAATGAGAATCACTGTGACTTCGTCAAATTGCGAGAAATGCTGATCAGAGTGAACATGGAGGACCTGCGAGAGCAAACTCACACACGTCATTACGAGCTCTACCGCCGCTGCAAACTGGAGGAGATGGGCTTTAAGGACACAGACCCGGACAGCAAGCCCTTCAG TCTTCAGGAAACTTATGAAGCCAAGAGAAACGAGTTCATGGGTGAgctgcagaagaaagaagaagaaatgaggcAAATGTTTGTCCAAAGAGTCAAAGAGAAGGAGGCTGAGCTcaaagaagcagagaaagag CTGCACGAGAAGTTCGACCGTTTGAAGAAGCTCCACCaggacgagaagaagaaactggagGACAAGAAGAAGTCCCTGGACGACGAGCTCAACAtgttcaaacagaaaaagactgcCGCAGAGCTCTTGCAGAACCAAGCCCAGCAGGCAGGGGGCTCCACCACACTCAAGAGggacaaagagaggaaaaa TAATCCCTGGCTCTGCACTGAGTAG
- the nkrf gene encoding NF-kappa-B-repressing factor, translating to MAEGTCTGEMPSFDPSPSSEAKKRATSSDGRDEPMRKMPVSKFGSRPRFEPVHFVSGGSSGGSGADEKENDKERRRSDSYGTRQWDSEHSSYSSTSRAQGSSSLRPAFDRVPSYSSDSWGSHRDRDRERDREIFSGSTSGLGYGGRGSTSNFMAKTQQDYMTKYEASTSRNSDSYSQPHRYNGYGGGSRSGGWDSGRQGLGYSHQDRLSSSRPFCRVYNSPGRSSPTTSQSGSSSQPLPVSQSTLDEKQRLIANVESALAVAFRDPMYMTGSESPNYNFMLSRSIQSCKTNPEYIYVNLKDIPQADLPKNRKVPTDGYACELRCQGVYLATGYSGSKNGARDRASEQAVKLFLKPVEVRVVQRKYRHSIVNDIVVCQMHGPTPAFLPALRNPEDKPTPSSKGQYEPDKRKHWTEFVVMDNAHDAICILNNSAAFNRMKIDYKFDQLPQLPNGSAWLCSVFVQDELVAQATGTKKSSKHAAAEEAVRKLRMNQAQRQQQQQQQQQEQQQHQQQHQQQSQYSRGNNQSDCGGRFGQQVGKKKHLSELVILENSDNAICIINDTAQFNKVTADYKFTVLPDHRWRCEVYLEGQYVAAGIGPKKIVKHIAAEEALATLRQTQAVVKSNLRKEGHSDAISRSQILARSGEEATRQEIKEDNIGNQLLRKMGWKGGGLGRDGEGIAEPIRVKEQFSREGLGMDTDKTGNQLRKRDIEDIIRNYASSDRQDDLRFSTDLTNDERKQIHQISQKYGLRSKSYGQGRQRFLVVSRKVHKDQLIGQLLQEGQVGRYELVKPQASH from the exons ATGGCAGAAGGGACTTGCACTGGCGAAATGCCCTCCTTTGACCCAAGTCCTAGTTCTGAAGCAAAAAAGAGAGCTACTTCTTCTGATGGCA GAGACGAGCCCATGAGGAAAATGCCTGTGTCAAAATTTGGTTCCAGACCTCGATTCGAGCCTGTGCACTTTGTCAGCGGTGGAAGCAGCGGAGGAAGTGGCGCTGATGAGAAGGAGAACGATAAGGAGCGCAGGAGGAGTGACTCGTACGGTACGAGACAGTGGGACTCTGAGCACTCTTCCtacagcagcaccagcagagcGCAGGGCTCCTCCTCCCTGAGGCCTGCTTTTGACAGAGTGCCGTCATACAGTTCTGACTCTTGGGGTTCCCATAGAGACAGAgaccgagagagagacagagagattttTTCGGGTAGCACAAGTGGGTTGGGTTATGGAGGACGTGGGTCCACTTCAAACTTCATGgcaaaaacacagcaggactACATGACCAAGTATGAAGCCTCCACCTCTCGAAATTCAGATTCCTATTCTCAGCCCCACAGATACAACGGATATGGGGGAGGGAGTAGATCAGGAGGCTGGGATTCAGGACGTCAGGGTTTAGGGTACAGCCATCAGGACCGGCTATCCTCGAGCAGGCCGTTCTGCAGAGTGTACAACAGCCCGGGCAGGAGCAGTCCCACCACTTCTCAGTCGGGCTCTTCATCGCAACCTCTTCCTGTATCTCAGTCAACGTTAGATGAGAAGCAAAGGCTGATTGCCAACGTAGAGTCCGCCTTGGCTGTTGCTTTTAGGGACCCTATGTACATGACTGGAAGCGAGTCGCCAAACTATAATTTCATGTTGAGCCGCAGCATTCAGTCCTGCAAGACTAATCCTGAGTATATTTATGTCAACCTAAAGGATATTCCTCAGGCTGACCTACCGAAGAATAGGAAAGTACCGACAGATGGTTACGCCTGTGAACTGAGATGTCAGGGTGTGTATCTTGCTACTGGATACTCTGGGAGTAAAAATGGAGCGAGGGACCGGGCATCTGAGCAGGCAGTAAAACTCTTCCTGAAACCAGTCGAGGTTCGTGTGGTGCAGCGCAAATACAGACACTCCATAGTCAATGACATAGTTGTGTGTCAGATGCACGGCCCGACTCCTGCCTTTTTACCTGCACTTCGCAACCCAGAGGACAAACCCACACCCAGTTCTAAGGGCCAATACGAGCCGGACAAGCGGAAGCACTGGACAGAGTTTGTGGTCATGGACAATGCTCACGACGCCATCTGCATACTGAACAATTCTGCGGCTTTTAATCGCATGAAGATAGACTACAAGTTCGACCAGCTCCCCCAGCTTCCCAACGGCAGCGCATGGCTGTGCAGCGTCTTCGTGCAGGATGAGCTGGTGGCACAAGCGACAGGAACTAAAAAGAGCTCAAAGCACGCAGCCGCCGAAGAGGCAGTGAGGAAACTTCGCATGAACCAGgcacaacgacaacaacaacaacagcagcagcagcaagaacagcagcagcatcaacagcaacaTCAGCAACAGTCACAGTACTCTAGAGGAAATAATCAGTCCGACTGTGGTGGACGCTTTGGGCAACAGGTCGGCAAAAAGAAGCATCTGAGCGAGTTGGTCATCCTGGAGAACTCTGACAACGCAATCTGTATTATTAATGACACCGCTCAGTTTAATAAAGTGACTGCTGATTACAAGTTCACGGTTCTGCCTGATCATCGCTGGAGGTGTGAAGTTTACTTGGAAGGACAGTATGTGGCAGCAGGGATTGGGCCCAAGAAAATAGTAAAGCACATTGCAGCAGAGGAGGCCTTAGCCACCTTGAGACAGACGCAGGCTGTGGTCAAATCCAACCTGAGAAAAGAGGGTCACAGCGACGCCATATCCCGATCCCAAATCCTGGCTCGCTCCGGCGAGGAGGCCACCAGGCAGGAGATTAAAGAAGACAACATCGGAAACCAGCTGCTCCGCAAGATGGGCTGGAAAGGAGGTGGTCTGGGCCGAGATGGGGAAGGCATCGCAGAGCCGATCAGAGTGAAGGAGCAGTTTTCCAGAGAGGGGTTGGGTATGGACACGGACAAAACTGGCAACCAGCTCAGAAAACGTGACATTGAGGACATCATTCGTAACTACGCCAGTTCAGACCGTCAGGACGATCTTCGCTTCTCCACTGACCTCACCAATGACGAACGCAAGCAGATCCACCAGATATCTCAGAAATACGGCCTACGGAGCAAGTCGTACGGACAGGGACGGCAACGGTTCCTTGTTGTCAGTCGCAAAGTACACAAAGACCAGCTCATTGGTCAGCTTTTACAGGAAGGACAGGTGGGACGATATGAGCTTGTGAAACCTCAGGCCTCTCACTAA
- the septin6 gene encoding septin-6 isoform X1 codes for MIDCGGDTESSPLDLGEGARAVPLAGHVGFDSMPDQLVNKSVNHGFCFNILCVGETGLGKSTLMDTLFNTKFEGEPTQHNQPGVTLKSNTYELQESNVRLKLTVVNTVGFGDQINKEDSYKSIVEFIDAQFEAYLQEELKIKRTLHSYHDTRIHACLYFIAPTGHSLKSLDLVTMKKLDSKVNIIPIIAKSDAISKSELAKFKIKITSELVSNGVQIYQFPTDDESVAEINSTMNSHLPFAVVGSTEEVKIGNKMVKARQYPWGTVQVENENHCDFVKLREMLIRVNMEDLREQTHTRHYELYRRCKLEEMGFKDTDPDSKPFSLQETYEAKRNEFMGELQKKEEEMRQMFVQRVKEKEAELKEAEKELHEKFDRLKKLHQDEKKKLEDKKKSLDDELNMFKQKKTAAELLQNQAQQAGGSTTLKRDKERKNNPWLCTE; via the exons atgatCGACTGTGGTGGAGACACAGAGAGTTCGCCGTTGGATTTG gGTGAAGGCGCTCGTGCTGTCCCTCTGGCAGGCCATGTTGGCTTTGACAGCATGCCTGACCAGCTGGTCAACAAGTCTGTCAACCACGGCTTCTGCTTCAACATCCTCTGTGTTG GTGAGACGGGTCTGGGGAAGTCCACCCTGATGGACACGCTGTTCAACACCAAGTTTGAGGGCGAGCCCACCCAGCACAACCAGCCAGGAGTCACGCTCAAGTCAAACACCTATGAACTCCAGGAGAGTAACGTGCGCCTCAAACTCACAGTCGTCAACACTGTGGGCTTTGGAGACCAGATCAATAAAGAAGACAG CTACAAGTCCATCGTGGAGTTCATTGACGCCCAGTTTGAAGCATATCTACAGGAGGAGCTGAAAATCAAGCGCACGCTACACAGCTACCACGACACCCGCATCCACGCTTGCCTGTACTTCATCGCCCCCACGGGACACTCGCTCAAATCTCTGGACTTGGTGACCATGAAGAAACTTGATAGCAAG GTCAACATTATCCCAATCATCGCCAAGTCCGACGCCATCTCCAAAAGCGAGCTGGCcaaattcaaaatcaaaatcaccaGCGAGCTGGTCAGCAACGGCGTGCAGATCTATCAGTTCCCCACTGATGACGAGTCCGTGGCAGAAATCAACTCCACCATGAAC AGCCATTTGCCATTTGCCGTGGTAGGAAGCACGGAGGAAGTGAAGATTGGGAACAAGATGGTCAAGGCCCGGCAGTACCCCTGGGGGACGGTGCAGG TGGAAAATGAGAATCACTGTGACTTCGTCAAATTGCGAGAAATGCTGATCAGAGTGAACATGGAGGACCTGCGAGAGCAAACTCACACACGTCATTACGAGCTCTACCGCCGCTGCAAACTGGAGGAGATGGGCTTTAAGGACACAGACCCGGACAGCAAGCCCTTCAG TCTTCAGGAAACTTATGAAGCCAAGAGAAACGAGTTCATGGGTGAgctgcagaagaaagaagaagaaatgaggcAAATGTTTGTCCAAAGAGTCAAAGAGAAGGAGGCTGAGCTcaaagaagcagagaaagag CTGCACGAGAAGTTCGACCGTTTGAAGAAGCTCCACCaggacgagaagaagaaactggagGACAAGAAGAAGTCCCTGGACGACGAGCTCAACAtgttcaaacagaaaaagactgcCGCAGAGCTCTTGCAGAACCAAGCCCAGCAGGCAGGGGGCTCCACCACACTCAAGAGggacaaagagaggaaaaa TAATCCCTGGCTCTGCACTGAGTAG
- the septin6 gene encoding septin-6 isoform X6, giving the protein MIDCGGDTESSPLDLGEGARAVPLAGHVGFDSMPDQLVNKSVNHGFCFNILCVGETGLGKSTLMDTLFNTKFEGEPTQHNQPGVTLKSNTYELQESNVRLKLTVVNTVGFGDQINKEDSYKSIVEFIDAQFEAYLQEELKIKRTLHSYHDTRIHACLYFIAPTGHSLKSLDLVTMKKLDSKVNIIPIIAKSDAISKSELAKFKIKITSELVSNGVQIYQFPTDDESVAEINSTMNSHLPFAVVGSTEEVKIGNKMVKARQYPWGTVQVENENHCDFVKLREMLIRVNMEDLREQTHTRHYELYRRCKLEEMGFKDTDPDSKPFSLQETYEAKRNEFMGELQKKEEEMRQMFVQRVKEKEAELKEAEKELHEKFDRLKKLHQDEKKKLEDKKKSLDDELNMFKQKKTAAELLQNQAQQAGGSTTLKRDKERKN; this is encoded by the exons atgatCGACTGTGGTGGAGACACAGAGAGTTCGCCGTTGGATTTG gGTGAAGGCGCTCGTGCTGTCCCTCTGGCAGGCCATGTTGGCTTTGACAGCATGCCTGACCAGCTGGTCAACAAGTCTGTCAACCACGGCTTCTGCTTCAACATCCTCTGTGTTG GTGAGACGGGTCTGGGGAAGTCCACCCTGATGGACACGCTGTTCAACACCAAGTTTGAGGGCGAGCCCACCCAGCACAACCAGCCAGGAGTCACGCTCAAGTCAAACACCTATGAACTCCAGGAGAGTAACGTGCGCCTCAAACTCACAGTCGTCAACACTGTGGGCTTTGGAGACCAGATCAATAAAGAAGACAG CTACAAGTCCATCGTGGAGTTCATTGACGCCCAGTTTGAAGCATATCTACAGGAGGAGCTGAAAATCAAGCGCACGCTACACAGCTACCACGACACCCGCATCCACGCTTGCCTGTACTTCATCGCCCCCACGGGACACTCGCTCAAATCTCTGGACTTGGTGACCATGAAGAAACTTGATAGCAAG GTCAACATTATCCCAATCATCGCCAAGTCCGACGCCATCTCCAAAAGCGAGCTGGCcaaattcaaaatcaaaatcaccaGCGAGCTGGTCAGCAACGGCGTGCAGATCTATCAGTTCCCCACTGATGACGAGTCCGTGGCAGAAATCAACTCCACCATGAAC AGCCATTTGCCATTTGCCGTGGTAGGAAGCACGGAGGAAGTGAAGATTGGGAACAAGATGGTCAAGGCCCGGCAGTACCCCTGGGGGACGGTGCAGG TGGAAAATGAGAATCACTGTGACTTCGTCAAATTGCGAGAAATGCTGATCAGAGTGAACATGGAGGACCTGCGAGAGCAAACTCACACACGTCATTACGAGCTCTACCGCCGCTGCAAACTGGAGGAGATGGGCTTTAAGGACACAGACCCGGACAGCAAGCCCTTCAG TCTTCAGGAAACTTATGAAGCCAAGAGAAACGAGTTCATGGGTGAgctgcagaagaaagaagaagaaatgaggcAAATGTTTGTCCAAAGAGTCAAAGAGAAGGAGGCTGAGCTcaaagaagcagagaaagag CTGCACGAGAAGTTCGACCGTTTGAAGAAGCTCCACCaggacgagaagaagaaactggagGACAAGAAGAAGTCCCTGGACGACGAGCTCAACAtgttcaaacagaaaaagactgcCGCAGAGCTCTTGCAGAACCAAGCCCAGCAGGCAGGGGGCTCCACCACACTCAAGAGggacaaagagaggaaaaa CTGA